In the genome of Halobacterium noricense, one region contains:
- the cheY gene encoding chemotaxis protein CheY, which translates to MAKQVLLVDDSEFMRNLLREILEEEFEIADEAENGVEAVEMYKQHDPDLVMMDIVMPIRDGIEATSEIKNHDPSAHIIMCTSIGQEEKMKKAVKAGADGYITKPFQKPSVMDAISDVLAA; encoded by the coding sequence ATGGCGAAGCAGGTCCTACTGGTGGACGATTCGGAGTTTATGCGGAACTTGCTCCGCGAGATTCTCGAAGAGGAGTTCGAAATCGCGGACGAGGCCGAGAACGGGGTCGAAGCCGTCGAGATGTACAAGCAGCACGACCCCGACCTCGTGATGATGGACATCGTGATGCCGATTCGTGACGGCATCGAGGCGACCAGCGAAATCAAGAATCACGACCCGAGCGCCCACATCATCATGTGCACGAGCATCGGCCAGGAGGAGAAGATGAAGAAGGCCGTCAAGGCGGGCGCGGACGGCTACATCACGAAACCGTTCCAGAAGCCCAGCGTGATGGACGCCATCT
- a CDS encoding RNA-guided endonuclease InsQ/TnpB family protein — protein MLEVHRTHVASIRNHRKVEDSLDRHGWSASKLWNVANYYSREVWDETGKIPDHGELKAELKTHPKYNGLHSQSSQRVLEELAEAFNSWYGSDDDRDNPPGYRKTNYYDDEGRRVHEEHPRSTVTWKQNGIRHDTKNNRVRLSKGANHKKHPKAWEYILVEYETRPSVTVENLQQVRAIYDNAKDRWELHLVCKDELETPDAPGTETAGIDLGISNFAAVAYSTEDADLYPGNRLKQDGYYFPKEIANCDDSGGDRATRLHHKWSERRTHFFHSLAKHIVQRCVEKSVGRINVGDLEGVREDENGESKNWGRHGNLDLHGWAFDRFTSILTYKAKVKGIEVVEVSERDTSKTCCVCGREDGSQRVERGLYVCEACDAAFNADVNGAENIRLDLNASNSESRPVLGGDRSTGWLAQPAVYLHDLSCGFQPQAQVVDCKP, from the coding sequence ATGCTGGAGGTCCACCGAACCCATGTCGCGTCTATCCGCAACCACAGGAAGGTCGAAGACTCACTTGACCGGCATGGGTGGAGTGCCAGCAAACTCTGGAACGTCGCAAACTACTACTCCCGAGAAGTCTGGGACGAAACCGGGAAAATTCCTGATCACGGAGAGCTCAAAGCCGAGTTGAAGACACATCCAAAATACAACGGACTACACAGCCAGTCCAGTCAGCGCGTTCTGGAGGAACTCGCTGAAGCCTTCAACTCTTGGTACGGCTCTGATGACGACCGGGATAATCCGCCCGGCTACCGCAAGACAAACTACTACGACGATGAGGGCCGCCGCGTCCACGAAGAACATCCTCGCTCGACGGTGACGTGGAAGCAGAATGGTATCCGTCACGACACCAAGAACAATCGTGTAAGGCTCTCAAAAGGCGCAAATCACAAGAAACACCCAAAGGCGTGGGAGTACATCCTTGTCGAATACGAAACACGCCCCAGTGTCACCGTTGAGAATCTCCAACAGGTTCGCGCCATCTACGATAATGCGAAGGACCGCTGGGAGTTACACCTCGTCTGCAAAGACGAACTCGAGACGCCCGACGCACCCGGGACTGAGACAGCGGGCATCGACCTCGGAATTTCGAATTTCGCCGCTGTCGCCTACAGCACCGAAGATGCCGACCTGTACCCCGGCAATCGCCTGAAACAGGACGGCTACTACTTCCCGAAAGAAATCGCCAACTGCGACGACTCGGGCGGTGACCGAGCCACGCGACTCCATCACAAGTGGAGCGAGCGCCGCACTCATTTCTTCCACTCCTTGGCGAAGCACATCGTCCAACGATGCGTCGAGAAGAGTGTTGGCCGCATTAATGTTGGAGACTTGGAAGGCGTCCGCGAGGACGAAAACGGAGAGTCAAAAAACTGGGGTCGGCACGGGAACCTCGACTTGCACGGGTGGGCGTTCGACCGCTTCACCAGTATTCTCACCTATAAGGCGAAAGTCAAGGGGATCGAAGTCGTGGAAGTGTCCGAACGGGACACAAGTAAGACGTGTTGCGTCTGCGGGAGAGAGGACGGCAGTCAGCGCGTCGAGCGTGGCCTATACGTCTGCGAGGCGTGTGACGCGGCGTTCAACGCGGACGTGAACGGGGCGGAAAACATCCGCCTTGACCTGAACGCAAGTAACTCTGAGTCTCGGCCTGTTTTGGGTGGAGATAGGAGTACCGGCTGGTTGGCACAGCCAGCAGTCTACCTTCATGACTTGTCGTGCGGATTCCAACCGCAGGCACAAGTGGTCGACTGCAAACCCTAA
- a CDS encoding chemotaxis protein CheW, with protein sequence MMTLEGGDRTVETAAHVVEFELGNEVCAIDIDAVDSIVESKQVTRVPRAPAAVEGVMDLRGETTAIVDPREFLAIEGDLASDNILVLDRDDDKQKIGLRVAEVTEVSEYADVQVDTGEDVARIGTAAVERDLVKGVIRKLTEELDEDEDIEDADVDLVLWLDIDRLIDAVADD encoded by the coding sequence ATGATGACTCTGGAGGGCGGCGACCGGACGGTCGAGACCGCCGCCCACGTCGTCGAGTTCGAACTCGGCAACGAGGTCTGCGCCATCGACATCGACGCCGTCGACAGCATCGTCGAGTCGAAGCAAGTCACCCGCGTGCCGCGCGCCCCGGCCGCCGTCGAGGGCGTGATGGACCTCCGCGGGGAAACCACCGCCATCGTCGACCCGCGGGAGTTCCTCGCCATCGAGGGCGACCTCGCTTCCGACAACATCCTCGTGCTCGACCGCGACGACGACAAGCAGAAAATCGGGCTGCGCGTCGCCGAAGTCACGGAAGTCTCGGAGTACGCCGACGTGCAGGTCGACACGGGCGAGGACGTGGCCCGCATCGGCACCGCAGCCGTCGAGCGCGACCTCGTCAAGGGCGTCATCCGGAAACTGACCGAGGAGTTAGACGAGGACGAGGACATCGAGGACGCCGACGTCGACCTCGTGCTGTGGCTGGACATCGACCGGCTCATCGACGCGGTCGCTGATGATTAG
- a CDS encoding DUF7500 family protein — MAPSGDPDADETVLSPDELDIEAREEVAAIGEDRYVIGPDGPPKPPETDDSGDEGSDGDAAEESDQPEADDESAEASERATDANSPVDAGEVSGREVKRWLGDELDEHDSEYAYRIAAKSGDSINHQQLATDDIGAAFDGLLVWYAQQVAAGTPVDEALGILLSESSVQARYPTSRLVAYLEAHDLGPDDSIRDLVETVSENDGLVFPKRR; from the coding sequence ATGGCCCCATCCGGCGACCCGGACGCCGACGAAACCGTCCTCTCCCCGGACGAACTCGACATCGAGGCCCGCGAGGAGGTCGCGGCCATCGGGGAGGACCGGTACGTCATCGGCCCCGACGGGCCGCCGAAACCCCCGGAGACCGACGACAGCGGCGACGAAGGCAGCGACGGCGACGCGGCCGAGGAATCCGACCAGCCCGAAGCCGACGACGAGTCGGCGGAAGCATCCGAGCGAGCGACGGACGCGAACAGCCCGGTCGACGCCGGCGAGGTATCGGGCCGGGAAGTGAAGCGGTGGCTCGGCGACGAACTCGACGAACACGACAGCGAGTACGCCTACCGCATCGCCGCCAAGTCCGGCGACTCCATCAACCACCAGCAGCTCGCCACCGACGACATCGGCGCGGCGTTCGACGGGCTGCTCGTCTGGTACGCCCAGCAGGTCGCAGCGGGGACGCCGGTCGACGAGGCGCTCGGCATCCTGCTCTCGGAGTCCAGCGTGCAGGCGCGCTACCCGACCTCGCGGCTCGTCGCGTACCTCGAAGCCCACGACCTCGGTCCCGACGACTCGATTCGAGACCTCGTGGAGACGGTCTCCGAGAACGACGGGCTCGTCTTCCCGAAGCGACGGTAG
- a CDS encoding DUF7544 domain-containing protein, with protein MSWYAVESLDEALAETRSLLVPVDVGVWVRLAVITLLAGLTPPQTPTISVDVPPQAIVEYGDAFTQPQFVAAALSLLAIAVVVVLLFAVIGAVMEFVLVDALRSQEVRVLAPFRQRLGSGLRLFGFRILVTVAVLLALAAVVAPVILAASAETPLPLLALVVTVPLLFVVAPVAALVSEFTTAFVVPLMAEHGDGVLDGWRRLWPTLRAEWREFAVYVLVKIVLLLGAGVVFSLAGAIVAVPVGIAVFGATLTPVALVAVAIAALVGVVLLAAVSVPVVTALRYHSLCTLAASEAEFTLR; from the coding sequence ATGTCGTGGTACGCGGTCGAGTCGCTGGACGAGGCGCTCGCCGAGACGCGGTCGCTGCTGGTGCCCGTCGACGTCGGTGTATGGGTCCGGCTGGCGGTCATCACGCTGCTCGCCGGATTGACGCCGCCGCAGACGCCGACGATCTCCGTCGACGTACCGCCGCAGGCCATCGTCGAGTACGGAGACGCGTTCACGCAGCCGCAGTTCGTCGCCGCCGCCCTCTCGCTGCTCGCGATAGCGGTCGTCGTCGTGCTCCTATTTGCCGTTATTGGCGCGGTCATGGAGTTCGTGCTCGTGGACGCCCTCCGGTCGCAGGAAGTCCGCGTCCTCGCGCCGTTCCGCCAGCGCCTCGGTTCCGGGCTGCGGCTGTTCGGCTTCCGCATCCTCGTCACCGTCGCCGTCCTTCTCGCCCTCGCTGCCGTCGTCGCACCCGTTATCCTCGCGGCGTCTGCAGAGACGCCGCTGCCACTGCTCGCGCTCGTCGTGACCGTCCCGCTGTTGTTCGTCGTCGCCCCCGTCGCGGCACTCGTCTCCGAATTCACGACGGCGTTCGTCGTGCCGCTGATGGCCGAACACGGCGACGGCGTCCTCGACGGTTGGCGACGCCTCTGGCCGACGTTGCGCGCGGAGTGGCGGGAGTTCGCGGTGTACGTCCTCGTGAAAATCGTCCTGCTACTCGGTGCCGGCGTCGTGTTCAGTCTCGCGGGGGCCATCGTCGCGGTGCCCGTCGGCATCGCGGTGTTCGGTGCCACGCTCACGCCGGTCGCACTCGTCGCCGTCGCTATCGCTGCACTAGTCGGGGTCGTCCTGCTCGCTGCGGTCAGCGTCCCCGTCGTCACCGCGCTGCGCTACCACTCGCTGTGCACGCTTGCAGCGTCGGAGGCGGAGTTCACGCTCCGGTAA
- a CDS encoding DEAD/DEAH box helicase, whose amino-acid sequence MDDLADWLRDRPHYDGQLVDERTLPGRDASTRGVDLESRLESALADRGIDALYEHQADATDAVRAGDDVVVATPTASGKSLAYTVPAFERAMDHGGRTLYVAPQNALVADQKETLTELASDLGFGSRVQVDTYTGRLSRSEKQAVRDRRPTVLLTNPEMLHYALLPHGHRLWEWFFSGLETVVLDEVHEYRGVFGGHVSHVLRRLRRVCKRFDSGGGSDGSHLTEGSPDFVCCSATIGNPVEHAARVTGKPESGFALVEQDTSERGPQHWLLWNPPEEAGGEGRRRSSHVETRNLMADLVMRGHQTLAFTRSRQGAERNATGTADDLRDRGEHDLASEIAAYQAALTDDRRRSLEAGLHDGSLRGVWSTSALELGVDVGGLDAVLLDGYPGTRMNTFQRAGRAGRGMDPAAVALVAGEDQLDQYVMNHPEELFDGNPEDAIVDPANEHLLDPHLASAARENWLSPADDQYFPQFAERVRTLESRGVLERRETDSGTRWTYAGDGSPQHEMSLRSIDDREIRLLDPSGDTVATMEFSDALRDAHPGAIYHHQGQRYEVVDLDLANDVADLQPTYADHYTRVLTDKDVEVREDREERAPFARDDVPVRFADVTLTEQVTGYERRNAKRGESEATVSLDLPQQTLETRALYYTVPSDVEAELRAAGDLPGAIHAAEHAMISMFPTELLCDRGDVGGLSTPVHPHTGRPTIFIYDGYPGGVGLARAGFDSVAELAERTLAMLESCDCADGCPACVQSPQCGNANDPLDKELAIELLGALTGA is encoded by the coding sequence GTGGACGACCTCGCCGACTGGCTCCGGGACCGCCCGCACTACGACGGCCAACTCGTCGACGAGCGCACGCTCCCCGGCCGCGACGCGAGCACGCGGGGCGTCGACCTCGAATCCCGCCTCGAGTCTGCGCTCGCGGACCGCGGCATCGACGCGCTCTACGAGCACCAGGCCGACGCCACCGACGCTGTGCGGGCCGGCGACGACGTGGTGGTCGCGACGCCGACCGCGAGCGGGAAGAGTCTCGCGTACACGGTGCCGGCGTTCGAGCGCGCGATGGACCACGGCGGCCGCACGCTGTACGTCGCGCCGCAGAACGCGCTCGTCGCCGACCAGAAGGAGACCTTGACCGAGCTCGCGAGCGACCTCGGGTTCGGGAGCCGCGTGCAGGTCGATACGTACACGGGTCGACTCTCCCGCTCGGAGAAACAGGCCGTGCGGGACCGCCGGCCGACCGTCCTGCTGACGAACCCCGAGATGCTACACTACGCGCTGTTGCCCCACGGCCACCGGCTCTGGGAGTGGTTCTTCTCGGGACTGGAGACCGTGGTGCTCGACGAGGTCCACGAGTACCGCGGCGTCTTCGGCGGCCACGTCTCCCACGTGCTGCGCCGGCTGCGGCGAGTCTGCAAACGATTCGACAGCGGTGGTGGCTCCGACGGGAGCCACCTGACCGAAGGCTCCCCCGACTTCGTCTGTTGTTCGGCGACCATCGGCAACCCGGTCGAGCACGCGGCGCGCGTGACGGGCAAACCCGAGTCCGGGTTCGCGCTCGTCGAGCAAGATACGAGCGAGCGCGGGCCGCAGCACTGGCTGCTGTGGAATCCGCCAGAGGAAGCCGGCGGCGAAGGCCGGCGGCGCTCCTCGCACGTCGAGACGCGGAATCTGATGGCCGATCTCGTGATGCGCGGCCACCAGACGCTGGCATTCACGCGCTCCCGGCAGGGCGCGGAGCGCAACGCCACCGGCACCGCCGACGACCTCCGCGACCGCGGCGAGCACGACCTCGCCAGCGAGATTGCGGCGTACCAGGCAGCCCTGACGGACGACCGCCGGCGCAGCCTCGAAGCCGGCCTCCACGACGGCAGCCTGCGCGGCGTCTGGAGTACGAGTGCGCTCGAACTCGGGGTGGACGTCGGCGGCCTCGACGCCGTCCTCCTCGACGGCTACCCGGGCACGCGGATGAACACGTTCCAGCGCGCGGGCCGCGCCGGCCGCGGCATGGACCCCGCCGCCGTCGCGCTCGTCGCGGGCGAGGACCAACTCGACCAGTACGTGATGAATCACCCCGAGGAGCTGTTCGACGGGAACCCCGAGGACGCCATCGTCGACCCCGCGAACGAGCACCTGTTGGACCCGCACCTCGCGTCCGCGGCGCGCGAGAACTGGCTGTCGCCCGCGGACGACCAGTACTTCCCGCAGTTTGCCGAGCGCGTCCGAACACTCGAAAGCCGGGGCGTGCTCGAACGCCGCGAGACCGACTCCGGCACCCGCTGGACGTACGCCGGCGACGGCAGCCCCCAGCACGAGATGAGCCTGCGCTCCATCGACGACCGCGAAATCCGATTGCTCGACCCTTCAGGTGATACTGTCGCGACGATGGAGTTCTCGGACGCGCTCCGGGACGCCCACCCCGGCGCAATCTACCACCACCAGGGCCAGCGCTACGAGGTCGTGGACCTCGACCTCGCCAACGACGTGGCGGACCTCCAGCCGACGTACGCCGACCACTACACGCGCGTCCTCACGGACAAGGACGTGGAGGTCCGCGAGGACCGCGAGGAGCGCGCGCCGTTCGCCCGTGACGACGTCCCGGTGCGGTTCGCGGACGTCACGCTCACCGAGCAGGTGACCGGCTACGAGCGCCGGAACGCCAAGCGCGGCGAGTCGGAGGCGACCGTGAGCCTCGACCTCCCCCAGCAGACGCTGGAGACGCGCGCGCTCTACTACACGGTGCCGTCGGACGTCGAGGCCGAACTGCGCGCGGCGGGCGACCTCCCGGGCGCGATTCACGCCGCCGAGCACGCGATGATTTCGATGTTCCCCACGGAGTTGCTCTGCGACCGCGGCGACGTCGGCGGGCTCTCGACGCCCGTCCACCCGCACACGGGCCGGCCGACCATCTTCATCTACGACGGCTACCCGGGCGGCGTCGGGCTGGCGCGCGCGGGCTTCGACTCCGTCGCCGAACTCGCCGAGCGCACGCTCGCCATGCTCGAATCGTGTGACTGCGCGGACGGCTGTCCGGCGTGCGTGCAGTCCCCGCAGTGCGGGAACGCCAACGACCCCCTCGACAAGGAACTCGCCATCGAGTTGTTGGGCGCGCTTACCGGAGCGTGA
- a CDS encoding pyridoxal phosphate-dependent aminotransferase — translation MFPRLEYLEWISGRPEVALYDLASSDLRGDRGHEPEAVPKPLEGLDDPPRGATLETQIAGEYGVEPEQVLVTPGATMANVVAAATALHLGPDEEPEEKQRVLVEKPSYEPLVKTPGALGAEVDRFLRGDVYRLDVERAANALTEWTQLVTVTNRHNPSGSMAERETLSDLADVASDAGARLLVDEVYAPYVTEARDGPFGGPTVVGLDGTVVTSSLTKFFGLDDLRIGWLVADREFVERARSVSKHFLGVADTSRALGRRALHNEDHLAERSRTLLAENTELFEAFLAERDDVEGFLAEGSTFAFLDPDNVDGDELAAAAWEEGVLVVPGRFFGEEERVRVSLGRNPSEVAPALDALGAVLDRFQ, via the coding sequence ATGTTCCCGCGGCTGGAGTACCTCGAGTGGATTTCCGGACGACCCGAGGTCGCGCTGTACGACCTCGCGTCCAGCGACCTGCGCGGCGACCGCGGCCACGAACCCGAGGCCGTGCCCAAGCCGCTGGAGGGTCTCGACGACCCACCGAGGGGCGCGACGCTGGAGACCCAGATTGCCGGCGAGTACGGCGTCGAACCCGAACAAGTGCTGGTGACGCCGGGCGCGACGATGGCGAACGTCGTCGCCGCCGCGACCGCGCTCCACCTCGGCCCCGACGAGGAACCCGAGGAGAAACAGCGCGTGCTCGTCGAGAAACCGAGCTACGAGCCGCTCGTGAAGACGCCCGGGGCGCTCGGCGCGGAGGTCGACCGGTTCCTGCGCGGCGACGTCTACCGGCTCGACGTCGAGCGCGCGGCGAACGCGCTCACGGAGTGGACGCAACTCGTCACGGTGACGAACCGCCACAACCCCAGCGGCTCGATGGCGGAGCGCGAGACGCTCTCGGACCTCGCGGACGTCGCCAGCGACGCCGGCGCGCGCCTGCTCGTGGACGAAGTGTACGCTCCCTACGTCACCGAGGCCCGAGATGGTCCGTTCGGCGGGCCGACCGTGGTCGGGCTCGACGGCACCGTCGTCACGAGTTCGCTGACGAAGTTCTTCGGGCTCGACGACCTCCGCATCGGGTGGCTGGTCGCGGACCGCGAGTTCGTCGAGCGCGCGCGCTCGGTGTCGAAGCACTTCCTCGGCGTCGCGGACACGAGCCGGGCGCTCGGTCGGCGCGCGCTCCACAACGAGGACCACCTCGCGGAGCGCTCGCGGACGCTGCTCGCGGAGAACACCGAACTGTTCGAGGCGTTTCTCGCCGAGCGCGACGACGTCGAGGGGTTCCTCGCGGAGGGATCGACGTTCGCGTTCCTCGACCCCGACAACGTCGACGGCGACGAACTCGCGGCCGCCGCGTGGGAGGAGGGCGTGCTCGTCGTCCCCGGTCGATTCTTCGGGGAGGAAGAACGCGTCCGCGTGAGCCTCGGACGCAACCCCAGCGAGGTCGCGCCCGCACTCGACGCGCTCGGCGCAGTCCTCGACCGGTTCCAGTAG
- a CDS encoding PRC-barrel domain-containing protein — protein sequence MDSEADEITSLVGREVYSNNGVFVGEVEDVRLDLDTEVVNGLALSELNPALFADTETGKKGVIIPYRWVRAVGDVVLINDVVERYESPDEDAELAV from the coding sequence ATGGACTCCGAAGCAGACGAAATCACCTCGCTGGTCGGCCGCGAGGTGTACTCGAACAACGGCGTCTTCGTCGGGGAAGTCGAAGACGTCCGCCTGGACCTCGACACGGAAGTGGTGAACGGCCTCGCGCTCAGCGAACTCAACCCCGCGCTGTTCGCGGACACCGAGACCGGGAAGAAGGGCGTCATCATCCCGTACCGCTGGGTGCGCGCGGTCGGCGACGTCGTGCTCATCAACGACGTCGTCGAGCGCTACGAGAGCCCCGACGAGGACGCCGAACTCGCGGTCTAA
- a CDS encoding AEC family transporter produces MEVVGRLLALLVLLLVGTGMRVAGVLDDARTERLNDLAYFVALPALVFVSTYDRDVAELVSPALFGGLLFVLLVTAATAWVVHRNRAERRRRSVAVTQSYHSNLGYLGLPLVAATFSDDVTAVASVVLGVGSLVQVPLTVFVLTTVSEADASVRAELAKLAKNPVLLALVAGLVVGSVGLTVPVTATAGLDSLGTLALPIALLCVGASLEVDLPNVDVGATGSVVALKIVLMPAIAWATFSLLGVDTATFTAAVVMLSSPTAVSTYVFANELGGDEAFASLNVFLTTLVSVGTLFVLISALR; encoded by the coding sequence ATGGAAGTCGTCGGCCGGCTGCTCGCCCTGCTCGTTTTGCTGCTCGTAGGGACGGGGATGCGGGTCGCCGGCGTGCTCGACGATGCCCGCACGGAGCGGCTCAACGACCTCGCCTACTTCGTCGCGTTGCCCGCGCTCGTGTTCGTGTCCACGTACGACCGCGACGTCGCCGAACTCGTCTCCCCCGCGCTGTTCGGCGGCCTGCTGTTCGTGCTGCTCGTCACCGCGGCGACCGCGTGGGTCGTCCACCGGAACCGCGCCGAGCGTCGCCGCCGGAGCGTCGCCGTCACGCAGTCGTACCACTCGAACCTGGGGTACCTCGGGCTGCCGCTGGTTGCCGCGACGTTCAGCGACGACGTGACCGCCGTCGCGAGCGTCGTGCTCGGCGTCGGTTCGCTCGTCCAGGTGCCGCTGACGGTGTTCGTGCTCACGACCGTCAGCGAGGCCGACGCCTCCGTCCGCGCGGAGTTGGCGAAGCTCGCGAAGAACCCCGTGCTGCTCGCGTTGGTCGCCGGCCTGGTCGTCGGGTCGGTCGGGCTCACGGTGCCCGTGACGGCGACCGCGGGACTGGACTCGCTGGGGACGCTCGCGCTCCCCATCGCGTTGCTGTGCGTCGGCGCATCCCTGGAGGTCGACCTGCCGAACGTCGACGTCGGGGCGACGGGCTCCGTCGTCGCGCTCAAAATCGTGCTGATGCCTGCGATAGCGTGGGCGACGTTCTCGCTGCTGGGCGTGGACACCGCGACGTTCACCGCCGCTGTTGTGATGCTCAGCTCGCCGACCGCGGTGTCGACGTACGTGTTCGCCAACGAACTCGGCGGCGACGAAGCGTTCGCGTCCCTGAACGTCTTCCTCACCACGCTGGTCTCGGTCGGGACGCTGTTCGTCCTCATCAGCGCCCTCAGGTGA
- a CDS encoding RNA-guided endonuclease InsQ/TnpB family protein, translating into MEGLEKIQEKPRMTSPHVVYDHRTVTFYDDYVSLAITDGRVEADYVLPDRDRETPHAEYLFSDEYETTGAELHRKHDEWQLHVHCKKERESDTPGQPTPENGTVLGVDLGVNNLAVASTGTFWTGAEFDHWRREYENRRGDLQGCGTRWAHENIQAVGRKEKGRFKQTLHRIRNELIAEARENGCSVIAFEDLTDIRERTGASWGHKWAFNRLYEYVEYKAAEYGITVEQVTPENTSRRCSHCGFTHPDNRDGEAFECLKCGYDSHADYNAAKNIGLRYLRRNQTGGDEGAPLGVRLNSGTLNVNGDYESPAEVSARTGVHAESHPFTGG; encoded by the coding sequence ATCGAAGGGCTAGAGAAGATACAGGAGAAACCGCGTATGACTTCCCCGCACGTCGTCTACGACCACCGAACCGTCACATTCTACGACGACTACGTGTCTCTCGCCATTACAGACGGTCGGGTCGAAGCCGACTACGTGCTACCCGACAGAGATCGTGAGACGCCCCATGCGGAATACTTGTTCTCCGACGAGTACGAAACCACGGGGGCAGAGCTACATCGAAAGCACGACGAGTGGCAACTTCACGTTCACTGTAAGAAGGAAAGAGAGTCGGACACGCCGGGACAGCCAACACCTGAGAACGGAACGGTTCTCGGGGTTGACCTCGGCGTGAACAACCTCGCTGTCGCCAGTACGGGCACGTTCTGGACGGGCGCGGAGTTCGACCACTGGCGGCGCGAATACGAAAATCGGCGTGGCGACCTACAAGGGTGCGGGACGCGGTGGGCACACGAGAATATCCAGGCAGTCGGTCGGAAAGAAAAAGGCCGATTCAAGCAGACGCTTCACCGTATCAGAAACGAACTGATTGCAGAAGCCCGTGAAAACGGGTGTTCGGTGATTGCGTTCGAGGACTTAACCGATATCCGCGAGCGGACCGGGGCGTCGTGGGGGCACAAGTGGGCGTTCAACCGCCTCTACGAATATGTCGAATACAAGGCCGCAGAGTACGGTATCACAGTGGAGCAGGTTACCCCGGAAAACACGTCGCGGCGGTGTTCACACTGTGGGTTCACCCACCCGGACAACCGCGACGGCGAAGCGTTCGAGTGCTTGAAGTGCGGGTACGATAGCCACGCCGACTACAACGCGGCCAAGAATATCGGTTTGCGGTATCTTCGTCGCAACCAAACCGGGGGCGACGAAGGCGCACCCTTGGGCGTGCGCTTGAACAGCGGGACGCTGAACGTGAACGGTGACTATGAATCACCTGCCGAGGTTTCGGCTAGAACGGGAGTTCATGCTGAATCCCACCCGTTTACGGGTGGCTAG